GCAGCCATCCAAGCTCTCAGCGACTCGATCGAATTCATACGATCCAACTTTGAGAACGAGGGCGAGCGCAACTACATCATGCAGGTCATCTGCGAGGCTACACAGGCAGACGATACTCGCATTCAGCAAGGGTCATACGGATGTCTCAACCGCATCATGGGTCTCTACTATGACAAGATGCGTTTCTACATGGAGAAGGCTCTGTTCGGTCTTACCATTCAGGGCATGAAGAGCGACGAGGAGGATGTTGCCAAACTCGCCGTGGAGTTCTGGTGCACAGTATGCGAGGAGGAAATCGCGATCGAAGACGACAACACACAGGCACAAGCCGAAGGCTCCACTGAGCTCCGCGAGTACTTCAACTTTGCCCGCGTTGCCACACAGGAGGTTGTCCCTGTCCTTCTTGAGCTGCTTGCCAAGCAGGACGAGGATGCTGATGACAACGAGTACAACACTTCGCGCGCCGCCTACCAGTGTCTGCAGCTATGGGCACAGTGTGTCGGCAGCGCTGTTATGCCTCCCGTGCTTGCTTTCATTGAAAAGTACATCCGCTCTGAGGACTGGCACTACAGGGATGCCGCCGTCTCCGCCTTCGGTGCGATCATGGAAGGCCCCGAGGAGCATGTCCTGGACCCGATTGTCAAGCAGGCCCTGCCTACTCTCATCGGCATGATGGATGACCAGAACATCCATGTCAAGGACTCGGCTGCTTACGCATTGGGTCGTATCTGCGAGGCTGTGCCAGGAGCTCTCGATGCACAGCAGCATCTGCCCCCTCTGATTGGAGCACTTTTCAATGGCCTTTCTAGCAACCCCAAGATGGCTGCGTCGTGCTGTTGGTCGCTCATGAACCTGGCTGATAGGTTTGCCGGAGAGCCTGGATGCCAGAGCAACCCACTTTCCGCTCATTTTGCTCAGAGTGTGCAGCACCTCTTGCAGGTTACCGAAAGGGGCGACGCGGACAACCAGCTCAGGACTGCAGCGTACGAGGTGCTCAACTCCTTCGTCACAAATGCTGCAGCCGACAGTGTGCCCCTTGTGAACGAGCTCTCGAACGTCATCCTTGAGCGTCTGGAGAAGTCTATCAACCTTCAATCGCAGGTTGTCAGCGTCGAGGACAAGCTCACGCTCGAGGAGATGCAAACAAGCTTGGCCAGTGTTGTCATGTCGATTGTTCAGCGATTGGAAGGCGACATCAGGCCTCAGGCAGACCGCATCATGGAGATCTTGCTTGGTACCCTGTCTTCTCTCCCTCCCAAGTCAAGTGTCCCCGACACTGTCTTTGCTGCCATTGCGTCAATCGCCACTGCGCTCGATGAAGATTTCCAGAAGTACATGGAGGCATTCTCTCCTTTCCTGTACAACGCTCTAAACAACCAGGAGGAGCCTGCCCTGTGCTCCGTTGCTATTGGTCTTGTTTCGGACATCACACGTTCGCTGGGAGAGAAGGTCCAGCCCTACTGTGATGCGTTCATGAACTCCCTGCTGAACAACCTCCGAGTAAGTCATGTGTGATGTGCAACGTGTTTGATCGGTGCTTACGTATATCGACAGAGTCCCGCGCTTGGCAACCAGCTCAAGCCTGCTATTCTGCAGTGCTTCGGCGACATCGCACATGCCATCCACGGTGCTTTTGAGACTTACCTGACCGTCGTTGCTCAGGTGCTCCAGCAAGCCGGTCAAGTCACTTTGACCACCGAGAACAACTACGAGATGATTGACTACATCACATCACTGAGGGAGGGTATTCTCGATGCCTGGGACGGCGCCATCAACGCAATGAAGGCGAGCAACAAGAAAAACCTCCTTGTTCCCTTCCTCGACTCCATCTTCGACCTGCTCCGCACAATTCAGCAAGACCCCAACAGGACCGAGGCTCTTCTCCGATCCGCATGCGGCGTCATTGGGTAAGGCTTTCTGATCTTACCTCTCGTGTTCATGTCTAACTATGTACAGTGACCTGGCAGATGCGTTCCAAAATGGCGAAGTCAGGGAGTACTTCCGTCACGATTTCCTCACAGCGATGGCGAGGGAGACTCGTGCAAACCAGGACTTCAGCGGACGTACACGGGACACCGCCCGGTGGGCCCGTGAACAGATCAAACGTCAAATCGGTAAGTTGTAACGCAATGATTAAACTCCAAGCGGTACCACACACCATTGTTGTACCTGGTCCATTCCGAAATAccttagctatatcttaCCTACTTGCTCCCACTGACCTCCCTCACACAGGCGGCAACACAGGCGTCATGGCTTGAGTCTCCCAATCCCTTCCCCATGCCCAAACCTTGCGGGCTCGAGACGTGGCCTAGTCGCGTGGCTGGATGCTGTCTCTCGCCAGAGAGTGTTTCCGGTTGTTTGGCTAAGCTTGTAGGTCTAGCGATCCCTCGTTTCTTTCCGTATTCACCGGACAGTGCGGACCTACTGCTACACCCCACCAAACGCGTCGACCCCGACAACCGTAAGCTGACTCCTCGCACCGACATCTGGCCGCATCAGTCCATACTTATAGGAAGAAGCGGTTGGAGCCGCGCGGTGGTaacatcgccatcgccactACTGTGTTATGGAGAGTTGCCTCTTTGCATGCCGAACGCTTGTCAGACAACACCTCGCCACGACTTGTCTCACCCGCTTTCTCGGTCCATCGAAGCAACACCCTAACCGTCCCGTCCAATCCCCCGCGAGTTCGATCCCAGCCCCATCCCCCGGCACAGAATCACGACACTACACGCCCTCACCTCCGCCTTCACATCGCCACGCACAGTACGTCTCCGCAAAAGTCATGTAGCACCACAGTCTTGTAAGACGAAGCAGTAGACTGCTCGTCAGGAGAGTAGATATCCCAATTTATCGATTGAGTTCATTCACATGGCGTTTATACCAGCTTTGGTTCGGTGGCTGCTACCATGTAGTCGTGTCCAATGTATGTTTCTCAGACCTGAGACAATTAAATCATGCGTGCACATGCGTCAACAAATAACACTGCATCAGAGTTACGGAGTGCGGATCTTGAAATGAAGAGCAACGCCGAGAGGAATCATCAGATGACACTAATGCAGGCGCGGGCTTGGCTCCGCACTCGCAGTGCTGGCCCAAGACGATGACCGGAAGTAATGGAATAGCGAACGTAATATTTGTAGACTTCCTGACATTAAGGCTGTGTGATTTTCAGGCATCATCTTCGAGTTGTTAAAGCAGGAGCGAGAGCGTTGATATAATATGATGACACTCTATGACACAGCGACTCTTATCGATAGCCGACCAGTGAACTGTAGGCGCGCGCCGAGGTTCACTTCATCTACACCGGTCGAACAAAGTCTTGACAGACGTCAGCTATACCAATCGCCCCAGTTCGAAGATATCCGATACTGGGAAGCGCCGAAGTGGCGTAGGGACGTCGCACGCTTGCACCTTCCCTGGCATGATCGTCCCCACGTGGTGATGTTGGGCTTGGATGCCGTCGATCTTATTACATACGCCCCTAAGAGCAGTTAATAACCTTCGCATTTCTCTCTTGCATACTGGACTGCCCTTCCTCTGCCTCTTCGATAGTCACTGTTTCCTGCAGCTTCTTTGATATCCCCTGTTGAAAGCTGACGCAGTCCGCTGGGATTACGTTGCTCACTCGCCCTCACCATGTCGTCAGAACCAGATCTCCACCACGCCATCTCGATGAAACCACACCCCTTCCACAAACATCCTGATCGTGTAGAGCGCACAGCGAGCCCCCACATACACGCTCCCGCTCTGCCGCAACAAGCCAGCGCGTCTGAAGCTGCAGTCCACAAGTTCAACGGTAACAGCACAGCCGTCGAAACCGCCTCTACCTACGAACACGACCCTGTCGCACGCCCCAGCCATGTCTTGAACCGCGCCGACAGCTCTAGTGATGTAGAATCACAGTCGCTTCCGCAATACACGCCAGACAACGACCCGTACCATCTCTCCTCTGCAATCAAGCCCGAGGATGAGCTCGCTCAGATCCGCGCCAACAGCTCGCGGAAGCGAGATGGTTGCGGCCCCATCAGTCTGAACAAGAAGGCACGCAGTGCAAAGAAGCTTGAAGAGTTCTACGAAGCACAAAACGAGAACATTGAGCGGCTGTTGAAGCCCGTCGACGACCACCGGCGCGCAGCAAAAGAGGAGGGCGACGCCAACCACCTCAAGTATAAGATTGCCGTCATTGGATCCTTCGTAGCAAACGTCATCCTTGCGTGTCTTCAGCTCTATGCCGCCATCAGCTCCAagtcgctgtcgctgttCACTACCATGGCGGATTCGCTCTTCGACCCTCTCTCCAACCTGACCCTCATCATGTGCGCCCGAGCCGTGTCGCGTGTGGATGCGCGCAAGTTTCCATCAGGCAAAGCACGCATCGAGACTGCCGGTAACCTCTCCTTCTGTGCGCTCATGATCACCGTCTCGGTCGTCATCATCGTGGAATCCATCCGCACCGTCGCCGAACACACCGGACCAGACACCAACGACTTCTACCTGCCATCTGTCATTGCCGTTGCCATTGCTTTCGCGACCAAATTCAGCCTGTTCCTATACTGCTGGGCTATCCGCAACAAGTACAGTCAAGTCCGGATCTTGTGGGAAGACCACAGAAACGACCTGTTCATCAATGGTTTCGGCATCCTAACGAGCGTCGGTGGTGCTAAGCTGAGGTGGTGGATCGACCCCATGGGAGCTCTGCTCTTGTCTGTCCTGATCATCTTCTTGTGGTCCAGGACCGCGTATAGCGAGTTCCAGTTGCTGATTGGGGTCACGGCCGATCCTAATATGCTGCAGCACATCACCTACATCTGTGAGTCGCCCTTCCTCCCATCGCCTCCAATCATCGTACCCTCACCATTTCATTGCACAAACCAGACCACTAATACCGCCCTAGCGATGACACACTCCCCCGCCATTCGTCAAATCGACACCGTGCGCGCATACCACTCCGGCCCCCGTCTCATTGTCGAGGTTGATGTTGTCATGGATCCTGAGTCTAGTCTAAGGGCTACGCATGATATCGCGGAAGAGTTGCAGATTAAGCTGGAGAGTCTGCCAGACGTCGAGAGGGCATACGTGCACGTGGATTACGAAACAGATCATAGACCTGAGCACTTTTTGAAAAAGGAGCTGTAGGTGCGCATCGACAGACGAGAAGTGAAGAATATTGCAGACGAGGCGTGGTGGTTAAGGGTATGGAGTCGGTGCTGGTGGCATTCATGGTTGTTTGGACATCAAGGAGGAACATACAATGCCCTGACTCTCATCTTTTAACAACGTCTATACGTCCTTAGCGATATGCTGCTAATTTTTTTTGTAAGGCTGGGATAAGAGCTTCCTGAGCTCAGACAAAACACACATGCTTGTATGCGGCTTTGCCTGATACTCTGGAATGACGTGGTGAACGATTCCAGGGACGCGTGGTCGATGCGCGTTGCTATGGACAGGGGAGGCTCGCTTAGGTTTGTTGATTACCGCTGCCTGAACTTCGTGAACACACTTGGTGCTACACGACCTGCAGCTACCTTACCACACTGCGTACAGCGATCGCACGCACTTTTGAACATAACTATCAATCGATCACCGTCATACTGGCGCGCCTCAACGAATCCCCCATCCAAAAGATGGACCCGCCCTCTCTCCCACCCTCGCCCTCCAAGCTGGCTATGTCGCCTAGCATGCCACATTTCCCAACATCCCCAGAGCGTCTGGCCGGCAAGAAGACCTCATATGGCGACTCTGTTGTGCTCTCGCCTACAGCCACGCGCTCCGGTTCACGATCTGGCTCCCCGCTACGAGAAGGCTCCCCTCTGCGATCGCACCGACGAAACGACTCCGATGTATCAGTCCACGGACTTGCCGTCATGTTCGAGACTCTCGAGGTTAAGGACCCCAGAGAAGCTCGCGACCGGTACCAGGCACTGATTGCCAAGGACCGGGCGAAGTTTGAAAAGATCGAGAAGGAGTACGCCATGTCTTCGAGTCGGAAGGAGGTGCGCATTGAAGAACTGAAGAACGAGCTCAAGGCTGCCAAAGAAGAGCTGGATTTGGCTGTTTCGCGGGATGCATACGAAAAAGAGCGCAAAGCTCACAAGGCCAACGTTGCCAAGTGGGAGAAGGTCTTCAAGGAGCGTGAAGATTCATGGAGGGTGTCCAATGCAAAGCTTGTGCGTCATGAACAAATCGTGTGTCCGTTTTTGCACTAACAAACGGCAGAGTGAACTCGACTACAACAACAAGCACCTCGAGGCTAAGAACCGCGAATATAAGAAACGATACATGGAGAAGGACAAGGAGCTTTTGAGGAAGTCAGGTCAGGTGCCAACACTCCAGGCTAAGATCCAGGGGCTGGAGCGTAACATCAAGCGAGCTGAATCTGATGTCAAGTTCAAGACCGAGGAAGCAGCGAAGTATCAGGGCCAGCTCTACAGTCTGGAAGTCGAGCTGGAAGGCGTTACAGCACGGTTGGGAGAGGAGATCTTGACACTCAAGGATCGTCTGAAGCTGGTCGAGGGCGAGCGCGATGCACTCAAGACAAGCCTGAAAGAGGAGGAAGTGTTGCGCATCGCAGCTGAAGGGCAGATCGCGCTGCCCACAGCCACCATCGATGAAGAGGATGAATTCGCTTCACCAGCACGCTCTCCCCGCAAGCCTCGCAACGCACAACACAACGACGAGGACAAAGAAAACCAGTCTCCGAGGAAGTTCGCAGTCGACCTGCGCTTCCTGCAGCAGGAGCTGGCCGCAGAGAGACGCTTCCGTGCGCGTGCTGAGGATCAGATTGAGTTTATGAAGATGGAGTGTCAGTTCCAATGCTGCTCCTGCCGCATCGCCGAGAACAAGAGCAAGACCTACATACACGACAACAGCTACGCAGCGCAGATGGAGGTTATCAGGGCTTCTGTGCCTGCTCTGACACCCCCAGCCAGCGACAACGGTGATGACGCGATGGACGTTGTCAAAGATGAGCCCACCGACAATGAGAGGCCATTCACACCGCCGCCAGAGCAAGCTTCCGAGACAACGGTCGTCGTCCGTCAGCAAGATGAGGAGCTGGAAGCGGTCATTGCCTTCTCACCCACAACCGGCACATTCAAGTCTGTTCCGTCCCCGGTAAAGGCACCGCCCAAACGATCTCTCCTCCGACAGTCCAGCGGAGGATCAGCCCACTCAAGCACGCGCTACTCGGGTCCTCAAAGCGAGATCGCGCCTTTGGAGGCAGCTTTTGAGTACGAGCAGGAGCTGGTGGCACCTAAAGGTATCAACGTCGAGACGGACGAGGGTAAGACTGCGAACATTTCCATTCATGAGGATGTCATCGACGATAGCGATGAAGAGATGGAGCCTTCGGTACCAACTACAGCGGGACCTGGCACTCCCTACGTCACGAAGACCACAACGACCACAATCCCAATTGCATTTTCGCCAGCAACACCGGCACCGCGACCGGGCAAACAGCTGATGAGCCCCTTCACAGTAGCTCATCGTGCCCCGGTCCTCGGCGAGCTGGCACTGAACAACGTGCCCTTTGACCGGGAGGCTGCACTTCAGGCCATCCGCGAGCGACGGGGTAGGGCCCGAAGCATGGCTGAAGGCCACGGGACGCCGATGAAGCAGATGCTGGATGGAGTGAAGGAGAGGCGCGATATCAGCGCACCAGTGTCAAGGATTGGGCGGAGGTAGAATTTGGAATTGGTTTTATAAGGCTGAAGTCCTGAGTGCTTCTTGTTTAGCTTCATGATCTGCTGAGCGGCATCGCATGGCGTCCCGGTTTGCTACTTTGCCTCAGTGGTCATAAGCACGGTGTTTTGGATCACCTCTTGCTTTTTGGGTAGGCCAGGCTCGGCTGGATATATACCACGGCTGGGCACGGAGTTTGAATATAGCATAATAGAGTGTTGTGGTGTTGAAATTCATTCTCACAGGGACAGTGGTTGCATACGTTGTCTCTGAATTCTCAGTTAAGAACAAATTTGATGTTCCATGTTCACGACCGTGTCATGGCAACGGTGCTCGAGATGGCGGGACGATGGCGGGCTTGACCGCCAAGCCACTAGTCCTCGCTTGAGCGGCCAATGCAACTCCGCCCACCGAATATTCACGGCCACTGCGAAAGATCGAACCCAGCGACAACTAACCTCCAGCCCTCCGTCCCTCACCACCAGCAACCGCAATCATGTCTGACAACGGCGAAATCGAGGTCGAGAGCCCCGCTGGCTACCCCGTGCTCCCTAAGGAGGTCACCGAGGAGATTGGCAGCATCAAGCTGTTCAACAAGGTTTGCATACGCCCAGCGCCCGCGCATCGCTACACACTGAAAACAGACTGACACGGCGCAGTGGTCCTACGAGGAGGTCGAGGTCCGCGACATGTCGCTCACGTACGTTACCGCCCCCTGATTCGCACCCCAGTGCCGCGCGCACATCGAACACTCGAACGCTCGTATTCTTTGGCACACCGGGGAATGGAGATAGCTTGCCTTGCGAAGTCCATCGGCTAACTGATGCTCGCAGCGACTACATCCAGATCCGCTCGCCCGTCTACACATCGCACTCTGCCGGCCGATATGCCGTCAAGCGCTTCAGGAAGGCCCAGTGCCCCATCATTGAGCGTCTCACCAACTCGCTCATGATGAACGGCCGCAACAACGGAAAGAAGCTTATGGCTGTCCGCATTGTCGCCCACGCCTTTGAGATTGTACGTACAACACATGCCATGCTGCATTGGCGAGCAGGATACTACAAGGCAATTGCGGTGCTAATACACGGCAGGTCCACATCATGACCGACCAGAACCCCATCCAGGTCGCCGTCGATGCCATTGTCAACTGCGGTCCCCGCGAAGACTCCACCCGTATCGGTTCCGCCGGTACCGTCCGTCGCCAGGCCGTCGATGTCTCGCCCCTCCGCCGCGTCAACCAGGCCATCGCTCTCCTCACCATCGGTGCCCGTGAGGCCGCTTTCCGCAACGTCAAGACCATCGCCGAGTGCCTTGCCGAGGAGCTGATCAACGCCGCCAAGGGATCCTCCAACTCGTACGCCatcaagaagaaggacgagCTCGAGCGTGTCGCCAAGTCCAACCGATAAGCGTGGACTTTGTGTGTACTTGTGGGTGTCTGGAAGGAGTTTTTTATCCTGGCATGGTTCTATGGTACGGGGGATCTGATGCTTTGTCAACGGTTCTCTAGGCTAATAAACACCTCTTTCATGGTTGCATGATCAAAATGGACAATTCGATACCATCTCCATCGAACCTCTTTTGGATGTGCTGTGTGTCGAGGGGTGTGCTGGGGACAATGGGCAGGACAAAAGACTGCCGCCGCGCCGCATGGTCGAGCCGAAAAATACCAGCTTCATGTAGATGGCATGTAACGAGATGACGAATCCAGACATGTCTTTATATACCCTTTTCTTCCTCTAGCACTGTTCGCCTGCAAAGTTACGTCGACACCGACCAGTATCTTTAGCAGTATCATCGACATGCTGACCTGGTTTCGGAAACATAGCATTTGCGTTTCATGCTGTTTACGGGTTGTTGTATCACACGCCTGCTCATTTATTGGATATCACCCCCTCTATCCGCTCAGGAACCGGTCCGCAATCTTACACCCTAGCTCTTGCTCTGACCGCCCTCTCCAGCATCCCGCCAAACTCGTTGAACCCAACTTTGCCACCACGCGCCTCTCCAAACTTCTCAGCGTCTGCATACACCCGCTCCATGATATCCTTATCGACTCTAACCAGCCACCCTTGACTTGTGATCAAGACCTTGGCGCCGTCCTTTGCCAACTGTCCCAGGACCCCACTAGCCCTGACCAGTCTCTCCACCCACACTCGATCCTTGCCCTCAGTCCAGGCTACATCGACCAGATCCACACAGCCAGCGCTGTCCACTGCATCCCTCACACTCCGCACCACTCTCTCCCTacgctcctgctcctcctccaGCTCCCTCTCCACCTCGCGCTTCCGCTCCTCCCTCTCCCGCCTCTCGCGCTCGACAATCTCCGCCTCGGCAGCCGCCCGCCGCGCCTTCTCAGCCGCAAGCGCAGCGTCACGCTCCTCGGCACCTTCGGCCGCCTGCAGGCGCCGCAGCTCGGCTTCCTGCCGGTGAAACTCGTGGTACGCGCGCCGCTGGTCTTTGCGGGCGAGGGATTTCGCTTTCTTGGCACCGACGGCGCGGTTTTGCGGTGTTGGGCGCGGGCGCTCGTTCGCGGGGCCTGCGTCTTCCGGGAGTTCGAAAGCGCCGTTGGGTTGGggttgttggtgttgctcTGCGGGGCCTGGCTGCGGGGCTGCGGGTTCGATTTCGTCTTCGACGTGCGCTTGGAGACCGGGCTGTCCGGTTTGGGGCCGCGGCTCTTGGGGTACGTCGCGTACGTCGTGTGGCTCATTTTGTTGTGTTTCTTGTTCTTGGTCGTGATTTGTGTCTTGCCCTAGCCCGTCTGTCGTGTTCCCGAGCTGTCGTGTGTTGTACCATTCGGCGATTTGTGGGGCGTAATAAAGTGTGCCGCAGAGAACAGCTGTGTGGATGAGGTCTTGAGCAACTGGTGTCCCGGGTTTCGTGAATGGTAGGAGGAGGTTGAGGAGCGTTATTGGGAGAGAAAGTAGGGCG
This genomic window from Ascochyta rabiei chromosome 11, complete sequence contains:
- a CDS encoding karyopherin Kap95 — its product is MDINQVLEGTLSPDATTRQNSEQQLSQAADSDFSQYLSILGGQLADEAAQAHIRTAAALALKNAFTAREYARLRQVQDRWTNLNPQIKSEVKQMALRTLSTPNKQVGTTVAQLIASIAAIEIPRNQWPELMPTLVENVGQGNDSQKQASLTTIGYVCDTDDIDLREALGHHSNAILTAVVQGARKEETNNDVRVAAIQALSDSIEFIRSNFENEGERNYIMQVICEATQADDTRIQQGSYGCLNRIMGLYYDKMRFYMEKALFGLTIQGMKSDEEDVAKLAVEFWCTVCEEEIAIEDDNTQAQAEGSTELREYFNFARVATQEVVPVLLELLAKQDEDADDNEYNTSRAAYQCLQLWAQCVGSAVMPPVLAFIEKYIRSEDWHYRDAAVSAFGAIMEGPEEHVLDPIVKQALPTLIGMMDDQNIHVKDSAAYALGRICEAVPGALDAQQHLPPLIGALFNGLSSNPKMAASCCWSLMNLADRFAGEPGCQSNPLSAHFAQSVQHLLQVTERGDADNQLRTAAYEVLNSFVTNAAADSVPLVNELSNVILERLEKSINLQSQVVSVEDKLTLEEMQTSLASVVMSIVQRLEGDIRPQADRIMEILLGTLSSLPPKSSVPDTVFAAIASIATALDEDFQKYMEAFSPFLYNALNNQEEPALCSVAIGLVSDITRSLGEKVQPYCDAFMNSLLNNLRSPALGNQLKPAILQCFGDIAHAIHGAFETYLTVVAQVLQQAGQVTLTTENNYEMIDYITSLREGILDAWDGAINAMKASNKKNLLVPFLDSIFDLLRTIQQDPNRTEALLRSACGVIGDLADAFQNGEVREYFRHDFLTAMARETRANQDFSGRTRDTARWAREQIKRQIGGNTGVMA
- a CDS encoding ribosomal protein S5, whose amino-acid sequence is MSDNGEIEVESPAGYPVLPKEVTEEIGSIKLFNKWSYEEVEVRDMSLTDYIQIRSPVYTSHSAGRYAVKRFRKAQCPIIERLTNSLMMNGRNNGKKLMAVRIVAHAFEIVHIMTDQNPIQVAVDAIVNCGPREDSTRIGSAGTVRRQAVDVSPLRRVNQAIALLTIGAREAAFRNVKTIAECLAEELINAAKGSSNSYAIKKKDELERVAKSNR